In Phalacrocorax carbo chromosome 1, bPhaCar2.1, whole genome shotgun sequence, the genomic stretch gacgtggtgcttgaggatacggtttagtggtggacttggcagtgataggttagcggttggactcgatgatcttaagggtctcttccaaccttaacgattctatgattctatgattctatgtcttTTtccagcttaatttttttttcttttttatttcttgcaggTTTGGTAGGTTTACAGTAGCTGCACTTCAGTCCAAAGTAGAACAAAGCGAACGTGAAATGAACCGTCTAAAAAAGGCACTGGAGAGAAGTGATAAATACATAGAAGAAATGGAGTGTCAGcttttacagctgaaaaatgcaGGCGAAGGCACCCAGACAGTGAGTGCTGTTAGTGAGAGAGTGCTTTCCGCAGATGCTGAAGGAGCTGAGAGCAGTGAAGATACAACATGTCTGAAAACCCAAGTTGAGGAGAAAAAAGCTGTGACTACAAGTCAAAGTCCTGACAGTCTTCAACAGCTGACCAGTGGTGGAACTTGTTTAAGCTCTTCTAGTCAAGATGGTTCCAATGGCTCAAATACCCAGTGTGCCCCAAAAAAAGAACTATTTCCAGGATGTCAGGGGGTTCTCCTGGGTGAAAATACTACAAATATGGATGCCTGCTTAGAAGAGCAGTGGAATAAAATTGAGGAATGTACCCCATATAAGGATGAAGAACTTTATGATCTTCCACCACCATGCactccttttctgtctctcagtCGCCTTCAGTTGAACACTcctgatggaaaagaaaatgcaaggaaaCCATCAACATTCttgagaaaactgaaatttgaaGAGTTTGGTGACACTTCAGATGACTGCAGCAAAGATtccccagagcacagcacaagCAGCTGTAATAGTGAAAAGAAGCTAAACTGTTTTACTACAGGAAAATCAGGCTTTTGGGGGACCTGCCCAACAAATTTTGCTGAGAACTTAGATTTTGATGAATCAGAGCAAAGTTCAGTAGCCGGTCAGTCAGATGAGACATCAGCAAAGTCCGGTGATAAAGCAAGCTCTTGCTTACCTAAAAGGTTACATACTCTTTGCTCTTCGGAAACGAATCGCACAAGAACCTCCAGTGAGGCGTCTATGGATGCTGCCTACCTTGATAAAATTTCTGAGTTGGACTCCATGATGTCCGAATCAGACAACAGCAAGAGCCCATGCTATAATTTCAAGTCCTCTGACCTTGAGAACTCTTCAAAGTCAACGGAGTGCTCTAAGCTTCTGAGTGAAACTGAGAAGAAACTGGAAGAGATGAATGAGGAACAGCGTATGAAGAGCCCAGAGACAAGCAATCTAGCAGTTGACAGAACTGGCTGGAAACCTGCTATGTTTTCCATCCTCGCCCCATCTGAGCTAGATATGAATGACCACTTTCCACTGTTTACAGGCCAAAACGTAGTGGCTAGTGATACCAAACCTCCAAACTGTTTATTTCAAAGAGACTTTTCCCAGAGTTTACTATTCAGTAACTCACAAAGGTTGTTTGAAGAACAAAAGTTTGGttcctgctttttaaagatGTCATCTGACCTGCACACTCAGCTTAATCCTCCTTGGGTGTC encodes the following:
- the OBI1 gene encoding ORC ubiquitin ligase 1 translates to MAQHGPSVTLSLTLPITCHICLGKVRHPVICVNNHVFCSICIEVWLKNNNQCPACRIPITPENPCKEIIGGTSESDTIFSPTVRKHLRKTRLELLHKEYEDEIESLQKEVEDLRGKNLSLQTQLKSLLDPTASALSCQNEETNQSADEASTSGPETPEEWSKKLKAANDIYEKVMDNVEKLKEANKKLSMENNSLLRENLRLKAEVDSRSPQKFGRFTVAALQSKVEQSEREMNRLKKALERSDKYIEEMECQLLQLKNAGEGTQTVSAVSERVLSADAEGAESSEDTTCLKTQVEEKKAVTTSQSPDSLQQLTSGGTCLSSSSQDGSNGSNTQCAPKKELFPGCQGVLLGENTTNMDACLEEQWNKIEECTPYKDEELYDLPPPCTPFLSLSRLQLNTPDGKENARKPSTFLRKLKFEEFGDTSDDCSKDSPEHSTSSCNSEKKLNCFTTGKSGFWGTCPTNFAENLDFDESEQSSVAGQSDETSAKSGDKASSCLPKRLHTLCSSETNRTRTSSEASMDAAYLDKISELDSMMSESDNSKSPCYNFKSSDLENSSKSTECSKLLSETEKKLEEMNEEQRMKSPETSNLAVDRTGWKPAMFSILAPSELDMNDHFPLFTGQNVVASDTKPPNCLFQRDFSQSLLFSNSQRLFEEQKFGSCFLKMSSDLHTQLNPPWVSSFIAERKNKNVSQSTKRKIQSSLSSASPSKTTKN